A genomic window from Silene latifolia isolate original U9 population chromosome Y, ASM4854445v1, whole genome shotgun sequence includes:
- the LOC141630005 gene encoding 3beta,22alpha-dihydroxysteroid 3-dehydrogenase-like, with the protein MLYHPCAPPPCNSSSPPEKPSTGPIRPPANWGNPSTNGCLQVRQSQQFIEKRVARFGLIFTTHLFGEPTVYSTDTDFNRFVLQNEFKLFESSYPTSISHLVGKHSLLLMKDGNLHKRLHTLTINFAGAANIRDHLFGGIDSLISSVLNFSDGKLFLMEETKKVLFGLTYGKRLFSFKRSLFTNYFSKKF; encoded by the exons ATGCTTTATCATCCTTGTGCACCACCTCCGTGCAATTCATCTTCGCCGCCAGAAAAACCTTCCACCGGGCCAATACGGCCTCCCGCTAATTGGGGAAACCCTTCAACTAATGGCTGCCTTCAAGTCAGACAATCCCAACAATTCATCGAAAAGAGGGTGGCTCGCTTTGGCCTTATTTTTACTACACACTTGTTCGGAGAGCCAACCGTCTACTCAACTGACACCGACTTCAATCGTTTTGTCCTTCAAAATGAGTTTAAGCTGTTTGAGAGTAGTTATCCAACGTCCATCTCACACTTGGTTGGAAAACACTCTCTTTTGCTTATGAAGGATGGAAATTTGCATAAACGATTGCATACGCTAACTATTAACTTCGCTGGTGCTGCCAACATTAGAGATCATCTTTTTGGTGGTATTGACAGCTTGATCAGTTCCGTTTTGAATTTCTCCGATGGCAAGCTTTTTCTTATGGAAGAAACTAAAAAG GTGCTGTTTGGCCTTACTTATGGAAAACGACTTTTCTCTTTTAAAAGGAGTTTATTCACAAATTACTTTTCGAAAAAGTTTTAg